A stretch of DNA from Saccharospirillaceae bacterium:
TAGCGATGGCTAACAGCTCAGGTACAGATTTGAGTTTAAGATCGGAAAGATTCATACAGGTAGGTTTGTGATATTAGACAATTAAAAGATTTAAATAGAAGAGGCGCCAGGACGGCGTTGGATGATTCAAGACTATAGACAGGAATTTTTGGGGTGTCTACAGCGAAAACGCATAAAAAGTGTAGTTTCCGGTTTTTTATGCCTTTCTCGCCCGAAAACGGCAAGGTTAAGCCGTCTTCGTGCAGGAAACACTCTTATAAAGACTGTTCAATAAAAGCAGTCAGCTCAGACTTGCTCATGGCACCGATTTTGGTGGCTTCAGCATTGCCATTTTTGAACAGGATCAGAGTTGGGATAGAGCGGATACCAAATTTAGGCGCAGTCGCTTCGTTCTGATCGATGTTCAGCTTGGCGATTTTCAGCTTGCCCTGGTATTCCTCAGCGATCTCTTCCAATACCGGAGCGATCATTTTACAAGGACCACACCATTCAGCCCAAAAATCCACCAGTACAGGTACGTCAGAACCCAGTACGTCAGCGTCAAATGAATCGTCAGATACGGTCAGGATATGGTCACTCATGTGTTTCCCCTTAGTTTCCAGATTGGAATGTTAGTTGTGCTACTCAGCAGAATGCGCCTATTGTACGCCCGGATTGTATGGAATCAATTCGAGATTCCCGCTCAGGCGTGTATTCTTCTGAATAGAGGTAATTCCTCTATATAGTGTCAGCATAAAGAATTTCAAGAGCGCCTTATGACAGAAACCACCACTGTTACACACAACGACCCGTCTCAGCACTCGGAAGACCTGATTGCAGCTATCGATTTAGGTTCCAACAGCTTTCATATGGTGGTCGCTCAGGAACTGCAGGATGAGATCCGAACCATCGAAAAGCGCGGTCAGAAGGTGCAGCTGGCAGCGGGTCTTGATGCTCAAGGCTATTTATCGGAAGAAGCGCAACAACGCGGTTTACTGTGTTTACGTGAATTCGCCCAACGTATTCAGGGTATGAACGCGGAAAGGATCAGTGTGCTGGCGACCAATGCGCTGCGGGCGGCGCGTAATCGTGAGGAGTTTATTGAACGTGCCGAGGCCATTCTTGGTTACCCGATCGAAGTCATTGCCGGACGAGAAGAAGCCCGCCTGATTTACCTCGGGGTGTCGCACACCTTGGCAGACGACCAGGGTAAGCGCCTGGTGGTTGATATTGGTGGCGGATCAACCGAGTTTATAATCGGTGCCAAATTTGAACCCAAGGAACTGGAAAGTCTGCACATGGGATGTGTGTCTTACACCAACCGTTATTTCCCTGACGGCAAAATCAATAATGCAAATTTTAAAGAGGCTGTGACTGCGGCAAAGCAAGAACTGCAGAATATTGCTGGCGCATACAAAAAGTTGGGATGGAAAACTGTTGTCGGGTCGTCTGGCACAATCCGTGCTGCGGAGCAGGCTATGTTGGAAAATGGCTGGAGTTCAGAGCATCTGACTTTCGCGGGTCTGACAAAACTGCAGCAGCGTATGATGGAATTTGCGCATATCGATGAGGTGGCATTGCCGGGAGTGAAACCTGAGCGTGCTCAGGTATTAGTCGGTGGCTTAGCCATTCTGACGGCGATTTTTGAAACCTTCGACGTCGATCAGATGATGTACTCGGATGGTGCACTACGAGAAGGCGCATTGTGGGATCTGGTGGGACGCTCAAGTCACGAAAATGTCCGTGCTCGCGTGGTGCAATCGCTTGCCGAGCGTTTTTATGTGGATACTACCCAGGCTGATCGGGTAAAAGCGATGGCATTGGCTCTGTTTAAACAAGCAAAGAAAGACTGGGGCCTGTCCGGGCGCTGGAAAGACTGGTTGGGATGGGCATCCGACGTACATGAGATCGGCCTGAGTATCGCTCATGCCGGCTTCCACAAGCATGGTGCCTATTTATTGCAATATTCCGATTTGCTGGGGTTCACCCGCCAGGGACAAGCGGCTCTGGCACTGCTGGTTCGCAGTCACCGGCGTAAATTTCCGCAAGCCGAATTCGACGTGATTTCAACCAGCCGTCGCGACACTATCAAAAAGCTGGCCGTGCTATTACGCCTGGCGGTCGTACTGCATCACAGTCGGGGCGCGCACGCTGTGCCTGTGCCGGAGCTGATGGTAAAAGATTCGTTAATTATGCTGCGGTTGCCGCAAGATTGGCTGGAAACACATCCATTGACGGCACGTGATCTGGCTACGGAAGCAGAGTACCTTGCCGCGGTTGGTTGGGAGTTGCGATTCTCCTGATTCATGACAGACATGGCAACAGAGAGTTAATTGTCTAATCGGTCAGCTTTTGCTGGCATCTCTTTTGCTAAACTCCTCAATAACTTCAGAACTATTGGGCGGTTGCAGTGCATCAAACCAGAAAAATGCGAGAAATCTTGGCACGAACGCCAATTATAACGGGAGCCCCGTTCATCATTGTGCAGGAAAATTCCAACTTGCATCATTTTGGTGCCATCTGTGAATAATACTGCGCCTCGACGAGCAACATCGTTGGCGGATGCTGGCGCAGATTGCGAACACCCAGGGTTGGATGGTCAGCGTTGGCTGGCACGTTTCAGTGCCGAATTTTCCGCACAGCAGGGTACGACCCGACTTGGGAAAACCGAACACTTCGGACCTCTGAGGGTGCAGCGACCGTTTTTCCCGGAAGGCCCGGAATGTCTGCACTTCTATTTATTGCATCCACCGGGTGGTCTGGTGGGGGGCGATCAGCTATCAATTGACCTGTCATTAAACGATGGTGCGCACGTGTTAATGACGACACCGTCAGCCGGTAAAATTTACAATAACATCAGTGGCATTCCTCAGGGTCAGCATGTCTCCATTAAGGTTGCTGCTGGCAGTGTTCTCGAATATTTACCCCAGGAAAATATCGTTTTTAACGGTGCTGACGGTCAGCTCACTACCACCATCGACATCGCCGGGGATGGCTTGTTTGTGGGTTGGGAAATTACCTGCCTCGGCCGCTTCGAAAGTGCGCAATTTTTTGAACAGGGCCAGCTGACGCAAAGCCTGATATTGCGTCGTGATGGACAGCCTCTTTTTTCTGATCGATTGCAGCTGTCTGCTCCCTCTGCACTGCAATCCAGTCGAGTGGGTTTTCAGAATCATCACGTGTTTGGCACGTTTGTGATCAATCGCACAGTGATGACGGATACCAATGAACTCGGTGAGAAAATTGTCGCCTGGCAAGAAAACGTTAATAACCGTCACCAACCGTTAGCCGTCGCCGTAACACAAAAGCCTGATGTATTTATCGCCCGGGTTTTGGGTAATAAAGCAGAGCAGGTACGTCACTGTTTAGAGCAGTTATGGGCACAACTACGCAGTGACATGGTTGGACGAGTACCGTGTGCGCCGAGAATCTGGCGAACCTGAACGAATTTTTTATATTTAAACATCAGACAGGAGAATAAACGTGGAACTGTCTCCCAGAGAAAAAGATAAATTGTTGTTATTTGTGGCCGCTGAACTGGCACAAAAACGCAAAGACCGTGGTGTGAAATTAAATTATCCGGAAAGTATCGCATTGATCAGCGCTTTTATTATGGAAGGGGCGCGTGATGGTCGTACGGTTGCTGATTTGATGAATGCCGGGCGACAGGTATTGAGTCGAGAAGACGTGATGGAAGGTATCGCCGAGATGCTGCCAGAAGTTCAGGTTGAGGCGACATTCCCTGATGGTACGAAACTGGTCACTGTTCATAATCCAATTGCCTGAGAGCTGGCTGCATCGTTTGGATTGCGCTAACGCTCTCCCTATGAAATGGAGGAAAAAGAAAAATGATTCCAGGTGAAATTATTTGCGCCGACGGCGATATCGAAATTAATGTCGGTCGTAAAACGGTTGAAGTTGAAGTGGCTAATACGGGTGATCGTCCGATTCAGGTCGGCAGTCATTATCATTTTTACGAAACCAATTCAGCGTTACGGTTTGACCGTGAAGCCACAAGAGGTTTTCGGTTAAATATTGCCGCAGGCACAGCAGTTCGCTTTGAGCCGGGCCAGGTCCGTACCGTCGAGCTGGTTGAATATGCCGGCAAAAAAGCAGTCTACGGATTCCGTGGCGATGTTATGGGCAAAATATAGAAAGGTATAAGGGGAATTCAAGATGGCTAAAATTGATCGTCGCGCTTATGCCGATATGTACGGCCCAACAGTGGGTGACAAAGTCCGTTTGGGCGATACTGAGTTATTTATTTCGCCGGAGAAAGATTACACCGTTTACGGCGATGAAGTGAAATTTGGTGGCGGAAAAGTGATTCGTGATGGCATGGGCCAAAGTCAGGCACTCAGCGTCGATGTGCCGGATACTGTTATCACTAACGCATTAATTCTCGATTATTGGGGCGTGGTAAAAGCCGATATCGCAATAAAAGCCGGGCGCATTACTGCCATTGGTAAAGCCGGTAACCCGGATACCCAGGAAGGTGTCACTATTGAAGTGGGTGCCGGGACCGAAGTGATTGCAGGCGAAGGCCAGATTGTGACACCGGGTGGTATCGATGCGCACATTCATTTTATTTGCCCGCAGCAAGTAGAAGAAGCACTGATGAGTGGTGTTACCACCATGTTGGGTGGCGGCACAGGGCCGGCAACCGGTACGAACGCAACTACCTGCACACCAGGCCCATGGCATATCGGTAAGATGCTGCAAGCGGTTGAAGACTTACCTATGAATATTGGTTTTTTAGGTAAAGGGAATGCCAGTTTGCCCGGCCCTTTAAATGAACAAATTGAAGCCGGTGCGATCGGTTTAAAACTGCACGAAGATTGGGGAACCACACCGGCATCGATCGACAACTGTTTATCCGTTGCCGAAGAATACGATGTGCAGGTGGCGATCCATACCGACACGTTAAACGAATCCGGCTTTGTTGAAGACACGCTGGCAGCATTTAAAGATCGCGTGATTCACACGTACCACACCGAAGGAGCCGGCGGTGGTCACGCACCGGACATTATTAAAGCCTGCGGTTCGGATAATGTGCTGCCGTCTTCCACTAATCCGACTCGCCCATACACAGTGAACACTGTTGACGAACATCTGGATATGTTGATGGTCTGTCACCACTTAGATCCGAATATTCCTGAAGATGTAGCATTTGCCGACTCCCGTATTCGTCGCGAAACCATTGCCGCTGAGGATATTCTGCATGACCTGGGTGCGTTCAGCATGATCTCTTCAGATTCTCAGGCCATGGGCCGTGTCGGTGAAGTGATTACCCGTACCTGGCAAACTGCGCACAAAATGAAAGTACAGCGTGGCCCCCTGCCTGAAGACTCCGCAGATAACGATAACTTCCGTTGTCAGCGCTATATCGCTAAATACGCGATTAATCCGGCCATCACCATGGGTGTTGCTCACGAAGTTGGTTCGATTGAAGTCGGTAAATTAGCGGATCTAGTTTTATGGAAACCTGCTTTTTTCGGAACGAAACCGTCGCTGATCGTAAAAGGCGGCATGATTGCCGGTGCTCCGATGGGCGATCCGAATGCCTCGATTCCAACACCGCAACCGGTTCACTATCGTCCAATGTTTGGTGCGATGGGGAAAGCGGTACACGAAACCAGCATCAGTTTTGTTTCTAAAGCATCGTTAGAAAAAGGCACGCTCGAATATCTGGGCCTGAAAAAACAATTAAGTGGTGTGCGTGATACCCGCTCAATTCGTAAGGCTGATATGAAACTCAATGACTACCAGCCGGTGCTGGAGGTAGACCCTCAGACTTATGTGGTGACGGCCGATGGTGTCGAGCTGAAATGTGAGCCGGCGACGGAGTTACCGATGGCACAGCGCTACTACTTGTTCTAGAGCGAGCTGCATGATCACAGCGGCGTTAAAAACTGACTCAGAATGCTCATTTATGATGTATAAAATCCGCTTCTTCGTCAGTTTTTGCCTTGCATTGACTGCTTCGCTAATGCTGTAACTGAAAACAATAAAGTAAGGTTTGATTATTTGGTAAACAACCCTCGGCTGCAGGGGTGCTGCGGACGAGCCTCCAGGGACGGATTCACGGCGTGTTGGGTACAAATAATTAAGCCTGACTTTGAGAAGATAGAATCAGAAGTAAATTATGAAAATCTTTACTCAATTAGCAGAAAACATGGCTCCTTCCGATGCGCCTGCTGCGGAAGTTATATGCCTCACATTTGATGATCGAAAACGGGGACGCCTGAAAATTAAAACGGAGTCTGGTATGGATGCCGGGATTCAGATAGAGCGCGGCCAGGTTCTGCGTCATGGCACGGTTTTAACTAACCCAGACGGCGATTGTTTAATTGTGAATGCGGAAAGCGAAAAAGTATCGATCGCATACATCGAAGACCCAATGTTGTTTGCCCGAGGCTGTTATCACTTAGGTAATCGCCATGTGCCGTTACAAATAGGAGAGGGTTTCCTGCGTTATCAGGAAGACTATGTGTTAGATGATATGTTGCATGGGTTAGGGATTCATGTGACCCATGAACTTGCTACCTTTGAGCCGGAAAACGGTGCCTATGCTCCGGGTACCGGTGGCCATCATCACCATCCGAGTGACAACGATCATGCTCATGCGCACAATCAAGAGCACAATCACTGATGTCCGAGCGAAATGCGGCTTCTCTATTAGCGTTATTGCATATTTCCAGCCCCGCGTTACCGGTGGGAGCGTTTGCGTATTCGCAAGGGTTGGAATACGCACTGGATAAAGACTGGTGTAAAAGTCGTGATGACGTACAGCAGTGGATTGAGCACAGTTTTGAGTTTGGTATTGGCCAGCTCGATCTGCCGCTTTATCTGCGTCTTTATCGAGCCTGGAAAAGCCATGATTTTGAAGCCGTGAATTCATGGAACCAAACATTATTGTCGTTCCGGGAAACCAAAGAACTCTATTTGGAAGATGTTCAGGTAGGTGGTGCATTTGCTCAGTGGCACCTCGGCCAGAACCCAGAACGTAAGGGGTATTTAGAGCATTGTCCTCAGCCGACGGTGGTCGCCATGAATGCACTGGCGGCAGTGTTGTCGGATATTGATGAGCAAACGGCGTTATTGGGCTTTGCCTGGAGTTGGGTAGAAAATCAGATTGCCTGTGCCAGTAAGGCGATGCCAATGGGGCAAACGGATGGCCAGAAAATTCTGCAGCAAATCATTCCACTATTAACGCGGGTATGTGATGCGGCAAACACGATTGAGGATGAACAAATCGGAACGGGATTGATGGGGTTGGCGATGGCGTCGTCGTTGCACGAGCAACAATATTCTCGTTTGTTTCGATCCTAAAAATTGCGGAGATTTATAGGATGGTTGCTTTTCCAAAGTAGCAACAGGATGTTGCAAGAGCACCAAGACCACCGGGGTGTGGCTTTGGTTGATTCGTCTGGGAGAGTCTCCGTCTTAGTATCCCGGTTGGTATAAATGAAATGTTGAGATGCCGGCTGTTGGGGCGCTATATGTTCGTCCATGAAGGCTTATAAATCACCGGTCTGTGATTTATCGCTCTCGCCAATACCATCAATATTTCACATTAGAAATGACGAAAAATCAGGTAGGAAAAATGAAACAAGTATTACGTGTAGGCGTGGGTGGCCCGGTTGGTTCCGGTAAAACCGCACTGCTGGAAAAAATCTGTCAGACCATGCGTGAGCATTACAATATTGCCGTGGTAACCAACGATATTTACACGAAAGAAGATGCAAAGTTTCTGATGCGTAAGGAAGCTTTGGAAGAAGATCGTATCCTGGGTGTTGAAACGGGCGGATGTCCACATACTGCTATTCGTGAAGATGCCTCCATGAACCTGGCCGCTGTAAAGCAACTTCAGGATACACACGAAGGTCTGGAGATGGTGTTGGTCGAAAGTGGTGGCGATAATTTATCAGCAACCTTCAGTCCGGAACTGTCAGATTTAACAATATATGTGATTGATGTATGCGCTGGTGATAAGATCCCCCGCAAAGGCGGTCCGGGTATTACCAAGTCTGACTTGCTTATTATTAATAAAGTAGACATTGCTGAACACGTTGGCGCGTCTCTGGAAATCATGGATCGCGACGCTCGCCGGATGCGCGGTGATCGCCCCTTTGTGCTGGCCAATGTCGAGACGACGAAGGGTATCGGTGAAATTATTCGCTTTATCATCGATCATGGCATGTTGGAAAAACGTGAATCCATAGAACCTGCCCTGGCAACGATGATTCCGGGCCATGATCCG
This window harbors:
- the ppx gene encoding exopolyphosphatase, with product MTETTTVTHNDPSQHSEDLIAAIDLGSNSFHMVVAQELQDEIRTIEKRGQKVQLAAGLDAQGYLSEEAQQRGLLCLREFAQRIQGMNAERISVLATNALRAARNREEFIERAEAILGYPIEVIAGREEARLIYLGVSHTLADDQGKRLVVDIGGGSTEFIIGAKFEPKELESLHMGCVSYTNRYFPDGKINNANFKEAVTAAKQELQNIAGAYKKLGWKTVVGSSGTIRAAEQAMLENGWSSEHLTFAGLTKLQQRMMEFAHIDEVALPGVKPERAQVLVGGLAILTAIFETFDVDQMMYSDGALREGALWDLVGRSSHENVRARVVQSLAERFYVDTTQADRVKAMALALFKQAKKDWGLSGRWKDWLGWASDVHEIGLSIAHAGFHKHGAYLLQYSDLLGFTRQGQAALALLVRSHRRKFPQAEFDVISTSRRDTIKKLAVLLRLAVVLHHSRGAHAVPVPELMVKDSLIMLRLPQDWLETHPLTARDLATEAEYLAAVGWELRFS
- a CDS encoding urease subunit beta; protein product: MIPGEIICADGDIEINVGRKTVEVEVANTGDRPIQVGSHYHFYETNSALRFDREATRGFRLNIAAGTAVRFEPGQVRTVELVEYAGKKAVYGFRGDVMGKI
- the ureG gene encoding urease accessory protein UreG, which codes for MKQVLRVGVGGPVGSGKTALLEKICQTMREHYNIAVVTNDIYTKEDAKFLMRKEALEEDRILGVETGGCPHTAIREDASMNLAAVKQLQDTHEGLEMVLVESGGDNLSATFSPELSDLTIYVIDVCAGDKIPRKGGPGITKSDLLIINKVDIAEHVGASLEIMDRDARRMRGDRPFVLANVETTKGIGEIIRFIIDHGMLEKRESIEPALATMIPGHDPSKDGSVASTRSE
- a CDS encoding urease accessory protein UreD, whose product is MNNTAPRRATSLADAGADCEHPGLDGQRWLARFSAEFSAQQGTTRLGKTEHFGPLRVQRPFFPEGPECLHFYLLHPPGGLVGGDQLSIDLSLNDGAHVLMTTPSAGKIYNNISGIPQGQHVSIKVAAGSVLEYLPQENIVFNGADGQLTTTIDIAGDGLFVGWEITCLGRFESAQFFEQGQLTQSLILRRDGQPLFSDRLQLSAPSALQSSRVGFQNHHVFGTFVINRTVMTDTNELGEKIVAWQENVNNRHQPLAVAVTQKPDVFIARVLGNKAEQVRHCLEQLWAQLRSDMVGRVPCAPRIWRT
- the ureE gene encoding urease accessory protein UreE, whose amino-acid sequence is MKIFTQLAENMAPSDAPAAEVICLTFDDRKRGRLKIKTESGMDAGIQIERGQVLRHGTVLTNPDGDCLIVNAESEKVSIAYIEDPMLFARGCYHLGNRHVPLQIGEGFLRYQEDYVLDDMLHGLGIHVTHELATFEPENGAYAPGTGGHHHHPSDNDHAHAHNQEHNH
- a CDS encoding urease accessory protein UreF; the protein is MSERNAASLLALLHISSPALPVGAFAYSQGLEYALDKDWCKSRDDVQQWIEHSFEFGIGQLDLPLYLRLYRAWKSHDFEAVNSWNQTLLSFRETKELYLEDVQVGGAFAQWHLGQNPERKGYLEHCPQPTVVAMNALAAVLSDIDEQTALLGFAWSWVENQIACASKAMPMGQTDGQKILQQIIPLLTRVCDAANTIEDEQIGTGLMGLAMASSLHEQQYSRLFRS
- the ureC gene encoding urease subunit alpha, which codes for MAKIDRRAYADMYGPTVGDKVRLGDTELFISPEKDYTVYGDEVKFGGGKVIRDGMGQSQALSVDVPDTVITNALILDYWGVVKADIAIKAGRITAIGKAGNPDTQEGVTIEVGAGTEVIAGEGQIVTPGGIDAHIHFICPQQVEEALMSGVTTMLGGGTGPATGTNATTCTPGPWHIGKMLQAVEDLPMNIGFLGKGNASLPGPLNEQIEAGAIGLKLHEDWGTTPASIDNCLSVAEEYDVQVAIHTDTLNESGFVEDTLAAFKDRVIHTYHTEGAGGGHAPDIIKACGSDNVLPSSTNPTRPYTVNTVDEHLDMLMVCHHLDPNIPEDVAFADSRIRRETIAAEDILHDLGAFSMISSDSQAMGRVGEVITRTWQTAHKMKVQRGPLPEDSADNDNFRCQRYIAKYAINPAITMGVAHEVGSIEVGKLADLVLWKPAFFGTKPSLIVKGGMIAGAPMGDPNASIPTPQPVHYRPMFGAMGKAVHETSISFVSKASLEKGTLEYLGLKKQLSGVRDTRSIRKADMKLNDYQPVLEVDPQTYVVTADGVELKCEPATELPMAQRYYLF
- the ureA gene encoding urease subunit gamma yields the protein MELSPREKDKLLLFVAAELAQKRKDRGVKLNYPESIALISAFIMEGARDGRTVADLMNAGRQVLSREDVMEGIAEMLPEVQVEATFPDGTKLVTVHNPIA
- the trxA gene encoding thioredoxin TrxA, which produces MSDHILTVSDDSFDADVLGSDVPVLVDFWAEWCGPCKMIAPVLEEIAEEYQGKLKIAKLNIDQNEATAPKFGIRSIPTLILFKNGNAEATKIGAMSKSELTAFIEQSL